A single region of the Arthrobacter sp. zg-Y820 genome encodes:
- a CDS encoding alpha/beta hydrolase codes for MREVRACHLPAELRDERRYEKHIPALIGEAVLRSTSTWKWRDSHVHVEHIGSPEAPVRMLLVHGAGGNSAAMWPYAAHLSKLGAHVTVADLPGYGKTTTRQLGRVRYGDWQQLLVDLVRKEDDERPLVMMGASMGGMLAYDAAAATGLASRLVVTCLLDPRDPGVRRRLTWHPALASMAAPAMAVAAGPLANVRVPIRWIADMRHVANGQGLVDEVIADKSGGGGRVPLGWMRSFLESLPLVEPERFTDTPVLMIHPGNDRWTPLEVSQPFFNRVAAEKSLVVLEGCGHFPVEQPGFTQMLNAVSTLLAEVRPHP; via the coding sequence GTGCGTGAGGTGCGTGCCTGTCATTTACCCGCAGAACTCCGAGATGAGCGCCGCTACGAAAAGCACATTCCCGCACTGATCGGTGAAGCGGTTCTGCGATCGACTTCCACATGGAAGTGGCGGGATTCCCACGTTCACGTCGAACATATTGGCTCTCCAGAGGCTCCCGTGCGGATGCTGCTTGTCCACGGCGCCGGTGGCAATAGTGCGGCAATGTGGCCGTACGCCGCCCACCTCTCGAAGCTGGGCGCTCACGTAACGGTTGCCGATCTTCCCGGCTACGGCAAAACAACAACGAGGCAGCTCGGACGAGTCCGGTACGGAGACTGGCAGCAGCTTCTGGTCGATCTGGTGCGGAAAGAAGACGATGAGCGCCCCCTTGTCATGATGGGAGCAAGCATGGGTGGCATGCTTGCCTACGATGCGGCAGCAGCAACAGGACTGGCGTCCCGTTTGGTCGTCACCTGCCTGCTTGACCCGCGCGACCCGGGCGTGCGCCGACGCCTGACGTGGCATCCGGCCCTGGCGAGCATGGCTGCCCCCGCAATGGCAGTCGCAGCAGGCCCGCTCGCGAACGTGCGTGTGCCCATTCGATGGATTGCAGACATGCGGCATGTAGCCAACGGCCAGGGACTTGTTGATGAAGTCATTGCTGACAAGAGCGGCGGAGGCGGACGCGTACCTCTCGGATGGATGCGCAGCTTCCTCGAATCCCTGCCGCTTGTTGAGCCGGAGCGGTTCACTGATACGCCGGTCCTGATGATCCACCCCGGCAACGATCGGTGGACTCCCCTGGAGGTCAGTCAGCCCTTCTTTAACCGCGTTGCAGCAGAGAAATCGCTTGTCGTGCTGGAAGGCTGCGGCCACTTCCCCGTCGAGCAGCCTGGATTCACCCAAATGCTGAATGCAGTGAGCACCCTCCTCGCCGAAGTGAGGCCACATCCCTGA
- the araA gene encoding L-arabinose isomerase, which yields MTISTTPTREIWFLTGSQGLYGEDTLAQVREQASDIARQLDDANAIPYRIVFKPVLKDSDAILETIQAANSSEACIGLIAWMHTFSPAKMWIRGLTKLQRPLLHLHTQHNVELPWADIDMDFMNLNQAAHGDREFAYMQSRLGISRKTVVGHVSSPRVQAKIDSWARAAAGWFEISSLKLARFGDNMRNVAVTEGDKTEAEVKFGVSVNTWSVNELTDAVDAVSEEAVDALVAEYEELYDVVPELRRDGGRHKSLRYGARQELGLRSFLEAGNFGAFTTNFEDLGGLQQLPGLAVQRLMADGYGFGAEGDWKTAVLVRIAKVMGEGLPGGASLMEDYTYNLVPGSEVILGAHMLEVCPSLTTSKPALEIHPLGIGGKDDPVRLVFTADPGPAVVVSLADMRERFRLTANLVENVVPEQDLPNLPVARAVWKPAPDLETSAECWLSAGGAHHTVMSTALGREVWEDFAQIAGVELALIDETTTTKSFVNELKLNSAYYRLAQGF from the coding sequence ATGACCATCAGCACCACCCCCACCCGCGAAATCTGGTTCCTCACCGGCAGCCAGGGACTCTACGGCGAAGACACCCTGGCCCAGGTTCGGGAGCAGGCCAGCGACATCGCCCGCCAGCTCGACGACGCCAACGCCATCCCGTACCGCATTGTCTTCAAGCCGGTGCTGAAGGACTCCGACGCAATCCTGGAGACCATCCAAGCCGCCAACTCCTCGGAGGCCTGCATCGGCCTGATTGCCTGGATGCACACCTTCTCACCGGCCAAAATGTGGATCCGCGGCCTGACCAAGCTGCAGCGCCCGCTGCTGCACCTGCACACCCAACACAACGTCGAGCTGCCGTGGGCGGACATCGACATGGATTTCATGAACCTGAACCAGGCCGCGCACGGCGACCGGGAGTTCGCCTACATGCAGTCCCGCCTGGGCATCAGCCGCAAGACCGTCGTCGGGCACGTCTCCAGCCCCCGCGTCCAGGCCAAGATCGATTCCTGGGCGCGCGCCGCAGCCGGCTGGTTTGAGATCAGCAGCCTGAAGCTCGCACGCTTCGGCGACAACATGCGCAACGTGGCCGTCACCGAGGGTGACAAGACCGAGGCCGAGGTGAAGTTCGGGGTCTCCGTCAACACCTGGTCGGTGAACGAGCTGACCGACGCCGTGGACGCGGTCAGCGAGGAGGCAGTGGACGCGCTGGTCGCCGAGTATGAAGAGCTGTACGACGTCGTTCCCGAGCTGAGGCGCGACGGCGGCCGCCACAAGTCCCTGCGCTACGGCGCCCGGCAGGAACTGGGCCTGCGCTCCTTCCTGGAAGCCGGGAACTTCGGCGCCTTCACCACCAACTTCGAGGACCTGGGCGGCCTGCAGCAGCTGCCTGGCCTGGCCGTGCAGCGGCTGATGGCCGACGGTTACGGGTTCGGCGCCGAGGGCGACTGGAAGACCGCCGTCCTGGTCCGCATCGCCAAGGTGATGGGTGAGGGCCTGCCCGGCGGGGCGTCCCTGATGGAGGACTACACCTACAACTTGGTCCCCGGCAGCGAAGTCATCCTCGGCGCTCACATGCTCGAAGTCTGTCCCTCGCTCACCACCTCCAAGCCCGCGCTGGAGATCCATCCGCTGGGCATCGGCGGCAAGGATGACCCGGTGCGTCTGGTGTTCACCGCGGACCCGGGCCCCGCCGTCGTCGTCTCCCTCGCCGACATGCGTGAACGGTTCCGGCTCACTGCCAACCTGGTGGAGAACGTGGTTCCCGAACAGGACCTGCCCAATCTCCCCGTGGCCCGCGCTGTCTGGAAGCCTGCCCCGGATCTGGAAACCTCGGCGGAATGCTGGCTCTCCGCCGGCGGTGCGCACCACACGGTGATGTCCACCGCGCTGGGCCGGGAGGTGTGGGAGGATTTTGCGCAGATCGCCGGGGTGGAACTGGCCCTGATCGACGAAACCACCACCACCAAGTCCTTCGTCAATGAACTGAAGCTGAACTCGGCGTACTATCGGCTGGCACAGGGTTTCTGA
- a CDS encoding L-ribulose-5-phosphate 4-epimerase translates to MTLTSDVLGTVDRLRRQVSDLHAELTRNELVVWTAGNVSARVPDQDLMVIKPSGVSYEELTPERMVLTDLYGKAVDGGGSPSSDTDAHAYVYRHLPAVHGVVHTHSTYATAWAARGEAIPCVLTMMADEFGGEIPVGPFALIGDDSIGRGIVEVLSGHRSTAILMQNHGVFTVGKDARSAVKSAVLCEEVARTVHISRQLGELLPIPQPDIDHLYARYQNVYGQK, encoded by the coding sequence GTGACCCTGACCTCCGATGTCCTGGGCACCGTGGACCGGCTCCGCCGCCAGGTCAGCGACCTGCACGCCGAACTGACCCGCAACGAACTCGTCGTCTGGACCGCCGGCAATGTTTCCGCCCGGGTTCCGGACCAGGACCTGATGGTCATCAAGCCCTCCGGTGTCTCCTACGAGGAGCTCACCCCCGAGCGCATGGTCCTCACCGACCTGTACGGCAAAGCGGTCGACGGCGGCGGGTCACCGTCGTCGGACACCGATGCCCACGCCTATGTCTACCGGCACCTGCCGGCGGTCCACGGCGTTGTGCACACGCACTCGACCTACGCCACCGCATGGGCCGCCCGGGGAGAGGCCATTCCCTGCGTCCTGACCATGATGGCCGACGAATTCGGCGGGGAAATCCCCGTGGGCCCGTTCGCCCTGATCGGTGACGACTCCATCGGCCGCGGCATTGTCGAGGTGCTGTCCGGGCACCGCTCCACCGCCATCCTGATGCAGAACCACGGCGTGTTCACCGTCGGCAAGGATGCCCGCTCGGCGGTGAAATCCGCCGTCCTGTGCGAGGAAGTCGCGCGCACCGTGCACATCAGCCGCCAGCTGGGCGAGCTTTTGCCCATCCCGCAGCCGGACATCGATCACCTGTACGCGCGCTACCAGAACGTGTACGGCCAAAAGTAA
- the araB gene encoding ribulokinase: MSSTHPEEQYVIGVDYGTLSGRAVVVRVADGTELGSAVYEYPHAVITESVPGSEVRLPPDWALQVPQDYVDVLSNAVPEAVASAGINPAAVIGLATDFTACTMVPVTGDGTPLNQLPEFAGRPHAYVKLWRHHAAQAQAVRISTLAAERGETWLGRYGGLISSEWEFAKALQILEEDPEIYAAMDRWVEAADWIVWQLTGAYVRNACTAGYKGIYQDGAYPSADYLAALNPGFAGFVTDKLEHTIGQLGSPAGTLSARAAAWTGLPEGIAVAVGNVDAHVTAPAANAVQPGQMVAIMGTSTCHVMNAEEIHEVPGMCGAVQGGIVEGLWGYEAGQSGVGDIFGWFVNNCVPPRYVSAADDAGTGVHEYLTELASRQAIGEHGLVALDWHSGNRSVLVDHELSGIFIGQTLATRPEDMYRALLEATAFGTRTIIEAFNASGVPVTEFVVAGGLLKNPLLMQIYADVINLPLSVIDSEQGPALGSAIHAAVAAGAYPDVRTAAAAMGRVRRGVYQPIPGNVSAYNALFAEYRTLHDYFGRGANEVMHRLKSMQRAAAAGVPIAAAETGPDESAAALEPVL; this comes from the coding sequence ATGAGCAGTACCCATCCGGAGGAGCAGTACGTTATCGGAGTGGATTACGGCACGCTCTCCGGGCGCGCTGTGGTGGTGCGGGTCGCCGACGGGACGGAACTGGGCTCCGCGGTTTACGAGTACCCCCACGCCGTGATCACCGAGAGCGTTCCGGGATCGGAGGTCCGGCTGCCGCCGGACTGGGCGCTGCAGGTTCCGCAGGACTACGTTGATGTCCTCAGCAACGCCGTTCCGGAAGCTGTGGCGAGCGCCGGGATCAACCCGGCCGCCGTCATCGGCCTGGCCACTGACTTCACCGCCTGCACCATGGTTCCCGTCACCGGAGACGGAACGCCCCTGAACCAGCTGCCGGAGTTCGCCGGCCGCCCGCACGCCTACGTCAAACTCTGGCGCCACCACGCCGCGCAGGCGCAGGCCGTGCGGATCAGCACCCTCGCCGCAGAGCGCGGAGAAACCTGGCTGGGCCGCTACGGCGGGCTGATCTCCTCGGAGTGGGAATTCGCCAAGGCGCTGCAGATCCTCGAGGAAGACCCCGAAATCTACGCGGCCATGGACCGCTGGGTCGAAGCAGCGGACTGGATCGTCTGGCAGCTGACCGGCGCCTACGTCCGCAACGCCTGCACCGCCGGCTACAAGGGCATCTACCAGGACGGCGCCTACCCCTCCGCGGACTACCTCGCGGCGCTGAACCCCGGCTTCGCCGGCTTTGTCACTGACAAGCTTGAACACACCATCGGCCAGCTCGGCTCGCCCGCGGGCACGCTCTCCGCCCGCGCCGCTGCATGGACCGGCCTGCCCGAGGGCATCGCCGTCGCCGTGGGCAACGTGGACGCTCACGTCACCGCACCGGCGGCCAACGCCGTGCAGCCGGGCCAGATGGTTGCCATCATGGGCACGTCCACCTGCCATGTTATGAATGCCGAGGAAATCCACGAGGTTCCCGGGATGTGCGGCGCCGTCCAGGGCGGCATCGTGGAGGGGCTCTGGGGTTACGAAGCCGGACAGAGCGGGGTCGGAGACATCTTCGGCTGGTTCGTGAACAACTGCGTTCCGCCCCGCTACGTCAGCGCGGCCGACGACGCCGGCACCGGCGTGCACGAATACCTCACCGAACTCGCCTCCCGCCAGGCCATCGGCGAACACGGCCTGGTGGCACTGGACTGGCACAGCGGCAACCGCTCAGTGCTCGTGGACCATGAACTCTCCGGCATCTTCATCGGCCAGACCCTGGCCACCCGCCCCGAGGACATGTACCGGGCGCTGTTGGAAGCCACGGCCTTCGGCACCCGCACCATCATCGAGGCCTTCAACGCCAGCGGCGTCCCGGTCACGGAATTCGTGGTGGCCGGCGGCCTGCTCAAGAATCCGCTGCTGATGCAGATCTACGCCGACGTCATCAACCTGCCGCTCTCGGTCATCGATTCCGAACAGGGCCCGGCCCTCGGCTCGGCGATCCACGCCGCAGTTGCCGCCGGAGCCTACCCGGACGTCCGAACGGCCGCAGCAGCCATGGGGCGCGTCCGCCGCGGGGTCTACCAGCCCATCCCCGGAAACGTCAGCGCCTACAACGCCCTGTTCGCCGAGTACCGGACCCTGCACGACTACTTCGGCCGCGGCGCCAACGAGGTCATGCACCGGCTGAAGAGCATGCAGCGCGCGGCCGCGGCGGGCGTGCCGATAGCAGCGGCGGAAACCGGACCGGACGAATCTGCCGCAGCCCTGGAGCCTGTGCTGTGA
- a CDS encoding FAD-binding protein has product MAQPSSVDELRVLVAAASAVRPVGTRHSFNGIADSSGIMVNLDRLEGLPVLDEQARTVTVSAGTRYGDLAAFLVRHGYALHNLASLPHISVAGAVATATHGSGNGNGNLATAVAALELVTADGSLVRADRSSPDFNGMVVSLGALGIFTGITLDIEPAYEVRQDVFTNVPWASVEENFDAVTSAAYSVSIFSSLTGPAASQVWLKSRTDTDLPYAGAAEFFGGTAAEEPMHPLPGISAVNCSQQMGVPGSWSDRLAHFRLAFTPSNGDELQSEYLVPRSSAVEAIRVLRGLSAKIAPLLQVCEIRTIARDDLWLSNSYGQETVAFHFTWKPRQADVEELLPHMEAALAPLRARPHWGKLFALEQAQLQELYPRFADFRNLAHNMDPEGKFRNAFLARHVLG; this is encoded by the coding sequence ATGGCCCAGCCTTCCAGTGTTGACGAGCTGCGCGTCCTGGTTGCCGCGGCGTCGGCCGTCCGTCCCGTGGGCACCAGGCACTCCTTCAACGGGATCGCCGACAGCTCCGGCATCATGGTGAACCTGGACAGGCTCGAAGGCCTGCCGGTCCTCGATGAGCAGGCCCGCACAGTCACGGTGAGCGCAGGCACCCGCTACGGGGACCTGGCCGCCTTCCTGGTGCGGCACGGGTACGCGCTGCACAACCTTGCCTCGCTGCCGCACATTTCGGTGGCCGGCGCCGTCGCCACCGCCACCCACGGTTCCGGCAACGGCAACGGAAACCTGGCCACCGCCGTGGCGGCGCTGGAGCTGGTGACGGCGGACGGCAGCCTGGTCCGGGCGGACCGCTCCTCCCCCGACTTCAACGGCATGGTGGTCTCCCTCGGCGCCCTGGGCATCTTCACCGGCATCACCCTGGACATTGAACCGGCATACGAAGTGCGCCAGGACGTGTTCACGAACGTTCCGTGGGCATCAGTGGAGGAGAACTTCGACGCAGTGACGTCCGCCGCGTACAGCGTCAGCATCTTCAGTTCGCTCACCGGCCCGGCCGCATCCCAGGTGTGGCTCAAGAGCCGGACCGACACGGACCTGCCCTACGCCGGTGCCGCTGAGTTTTTTGGTGGAACCGCTGCCGAAGAACCGATGCACCCGCTGCCGGGCATCAGCGCAGTGAACTGCTCCCAGCAGATGGGTGTTCCCGGTTCCTGGTCGGACCGGCTGGCGCATTTCAGGCTGGCCTTCACGCCCAGCAACGGGGATGAGCTGCAAAGCGAGTACCTTGTGCCGCGAAGCTCCGCCGTTGAAGCCATCCGGGTCCTGCGCGGTTTGTCGGCCAAGATCGCTCCCCTGCTCCAGGTCTGCGAAATCCGGACGATAGCCCGTGACGACCTGTGGCTGAGCAACAGCTACGGGCAGGAGACGGTGGCTTTCCACTTCACCTGGAAACCGCGCCAGGCCGACGTCGAGGAGCTGCTTCCGCACATGGAAGCCGCCCTTGCTCCGCTGCGGGCGCGGCCGCACTGGGGCAAACTGTTCGCCCTGGAGCAAGCCCAGCTGCAGGAGCTGTATCCGCGCTTTGCCGACTTTCGGAATCTGGCTCACAACATGGATCCGGAGGGCAAGTTCCGCAACGCATTTCTGGCCCGGCACGTCCTCGGCTAA